tttgtataaaggaaaccTAATGAATTATTTGAGTGAATTTGATATCCAGCCACATTGccaaagttgtttatcagctgtaggagttctctggtaaacTTTTTCGCATCCCTTATGTATGTtattcatatcatctgcaaatagcaataccTTGGTatcttcctttattattttatctctttGATCTTGTTTGTTGTCTAATAgccctagctagaactttgagtattatattgtatagatagggagagactggggcagccttttttttttttgtccctgatTTTCAGAGGATTGCTTCTAGATTATCtccttttaatttgatgttggctgttggtttgctatatatagtttttattattattattattattattattattattattattattattattatttaagtgtGTGCCATGAATTCCTAGTCTCTCCaagttttttttaacatgaaggggtatggtattttgtcaaaggctttttcagaatctaatgagataatgatgtgattttttttctttgagtttgtttatatggtggattatgttgttGGGTTTTCATATATTGAGCCATTTCTACATCCTtcgaatgaagcctacttggtcttGGTTAATGATGGTGTTGATGTATtattggattcggtttgcaagaattttattgggtaCTTTTGCATCACTTTTCACAAGAAAAATTTTCTGACATTCTTTAtattgttgagtctttgtgtggtttaaatatcagagtaactgtggcttcatagaatgagttatgtagttttcctattttgtaagtttctattttgtgaaatagtttgaggagtcttggttttagctcttctttgaatttCAGTCAGTATTTTGCACTAAAACTATCCGGCCCTGGGCTTTTTGTGGTTGGAAGATTTTTAATaaatgcttctattttcttagtgattacaggactgtttatatggtttacctgatattgatttaactttggtaagtgttaTCGTTCTaaaaaatcatctatttcatctagattttccagttttgttgagtgtaggctTTTGTAATAAGATTTGataatttttgaatttcctcaatttctgttcttGTGTCTGCCTTTTTATTCCTGACTTTGTTAAATTGGATAGTGTCTCTATGTCCTTTAATTAttttggttaagggtttatctatcgtttttatttttctcaaagaacgagtttttttgattatttttatactctgctttgtttctaattggttgtattcagccctgaatttgaatATTTCTTGCCTTCAATACCTGTTGGATGtgcttgttcttttttcttctggagctttcagatgtgctattaaGTTACTAGTGTAGGACCTCTGAAATTTCTATATAAAGGCACTTAGTGTTattaattttcctcttagcactgctttcattgtgtgccataaatttgggtatgctctgctttaatttttattgaattctagaaagtctttaatttctttctttatttctttgctgATCAAGTTATCATcaagtagagagttgtttagtttccaagAATATGTGAGATTTCTGCTGTTTTTGTGTTTATAGAAGTCCAGCCTTAGTCTgaggtgatctgatagaatgcatgggattattttaatttttgttaggtttcttttgtgtctgattttattattcattttggagaatgttccatGAACTCCCTAGAAAAAGGGATATGTGTACCCTTTAATTTgggtatagatgttcagagttAAGTGttcattttggtggatttttcctttgatgagtgtgaagtgtccttccctgtctcttgttaccttttggttgaaaatctaatttattggatattttaaaggctgctcaagcttgtttcttggaagcatttgcttggattttttcttttttcttttttctttttttttttttttgaatttttttactctgaggtatgtctgtctttgtcactgagttatgtttcttgaatgcagcaaaatgctggaacctgtttatgtatccagtctcttAGCTTGTAtcttcttattggggaattgagtacattgatgttgagagatattaaagatcaatgattgttatttcctcttattttgttgttggataGGGTGTTAAGCATGCAtggctctcttcttttgggtttgttgttagATGGTTaatttcttgggtgtagttacccttCTTTTGTTGCAGTTTTCCTTCCAGTATTCTCTGTTGGATTAGATTAGTAGAAagatgtttaaatttggttttgtcaggctattcctttttttttttccgtcgATGAtgattgagtgttttgctgggtaaAGTAGATTGGgttggcatttctgttctcttaggggCTGCAGGACATCTGTCCtgggtcttctggcttttagaatctctgttgagaagtctggtgtaattctggtaggtctgccttTTTCCTTTACAGCCTTTAATATTCCTGCTTTGtcctgtgcatttagtgtttgattattatgtgatgagagaaTTTTCGTTTGTggcccaatctatttggtgttttgtaagcTTCTAGTACATTTATGGCTGATTCGTTAGGTTAGGGAAAttctcttttatgattttgttgcaGATATTTTCTGGCCTTTCAACTAGGAatcttcatcttcttctattctattattcttaggtttagtcttttgtGATGtgctctggatttcctggatgttttgggttaggggcCTTTtgcactttttattttctttgaccgATATTTCAATaacttctatggtatcttttatgCCAGAGATTCTCTTCTATCCCTCCTAtgctgttggtgatgcttgcatctgtagctcctgatctctttcctaggttttccatcaccggggtttgtgatttctttattgtttctattctaacttttaggtcttggatcaatttgttcatttctttcacaagcttgattttgttttcctgtatttgtttaaagtgtttatttgttacctctttaagggcttctacctgttttcctgtattcTCTTGTGGGAATTATTTATATCTGCCTTAAaggcttctatcatcttcatgagtgAGATTTTTGACAAGAGTTTTGGTTTCCAGGTTTGTTAGGATATCTAGGGCTTGCATGGTGAAAAATGTTAGTTCCAATGCTTCCAgattctgttgtttatgttcttgtgtttccctcttgccatctggttatctctggtgtttaaTGGCCTGGGTGTCTCCTACTGGAGCTTGCCTGATTGGAGGCAGAAGAGCTGTGGTACCTTGGCTAGAGCAGGCCTCTTGGGAGGCAAGAAGTGCTGTTTATGGTAGGAGTTTGGGCTCTTGTGTCCCTCATTACAGCAGGCCTCCTGTTTCCATGGTTAGGGCAAACCTCCTGTCTCCCTGGTTAGGGTGAAACTCCTTAAAACAGTCAGGTTTTGGGGTCTAGAGGCACGCTTTGCCTGAATTCCAGATGGAGGTACAGAGCAGAATAACTATGGAGCTCCTGGCAGAGCAGGATAGATCCCAAGTCTGctggattctgtgtgtgtgtgtgtgtgtcccagctGGTATGCTTATTGGAGCAACGATCTCATCTGTGTCCCTGTTTAAGGCCAACCTCCTGGAAGACAGTCTGTTGGGTATGGGAGAGTGGCAGGCACACCAGTCTGACTGGGGTGAATATACAGACATGAGGGAAAATGGGGCTTCTATGTAGGGGGACAGATCCCACATGCACTGCGCTCCGTGAATGTTCCAGTTGGTGTGGGTATTGAGGCAGGTGTTTCACCTGTGTTCCTAGTTATGCCATTCCTTCTTGGAGACAGACAGGCTGTGGTGTATAAGAGAGAGGGCAGGTAGCTGTTCTACACTAGAGGGAGGTGCATATCTAAAGGATGATGGTACTAAGCCAGAGGGAATAGATCCCCCTTTGCTCTGTGGGAATTCCAGCTGACTTGGGTATTAGAAGTCAGGGGTCTTACCTGTGCCCCTAATTATGGAAGATCCATTGCAGTCAAGAAGGTTTTGGGTGTGGGAAAAGGACAGGCAAGCCCATCTGCTCTGAGTAGAGGTGCAGATTGGAAGGAAGGAACTTCTTatgtttttatgaaaaaatttGAATTCATTTGGGAATTTACATTGTCTACACAATCAATAATTGATTCACAGTTCAATAGAATGGAAGATAGTATTTATATTTTCCCCTGGTCAAATTGTTTCTGCATTGCAATCCATTTTAGTTCACAACatatacagaaaaagaagaaCCAAGTTGAGTCTGTTTGTCTAATTTTAGCATGCAGAAGTAACCAAGTTTCCATTTGAGAGACTGTCATTAGGAATGTACAATACAACAGTCATAATGCAGCTCGACTCTATTcgtagcagccttacttataatagccagaaggtggaaagaacccagatgttccttatcagaggaatggatacagaaaatctggtacatttgcacaatggagtactacgcagctattaaaaacaatgaatttatgaaattcttagacaaatgtatggatctggaggatatcatcttaagtgagctaagccaatcacaaaataacacatgtgatatgcactcactgataagtggatattagctcagaagctcagaatacacaagatacaatttgcaaaatacatgaatctcaaaaagaaggaaggccaaagtgtggatacttccatccttcttaaaaggtggaacaaaatacccatggaagaagttacagagacaaatttcagagccaagacagaaggaaggaccatccagagagttcctcacctggggatccatcccataaacagccacgaAACCAAGACACCACTGCACATGCTaccaagagcttgttgacaggagcctgaaaaggttgtctcctgagaggccctgacaTTGCCtgataaacacagaagtggatactcacagccatttatacgatggagcacagggtccccaatgaaggagttagagaaggtactcaaggagctgaaggagttttcagccccataggaggaacaacaatatgaactaaccagtaccccccagagctccatgggactaaaccaccaaccagagaaaacacatgatgggacacatggctctagctgcatatgtagcagaggatggcctagttggtcatcaatgggaggagaggcccttggttctgtgaaggttctatgccccagtataagggaatgccaaggccaggaagtgggagtgggtgggttggtgagcagggggatgtgggaaagtataggggatttttggagggaaactgggaaaggggataacgtttgaattgtaagtaaagaaaatatctaagaaaaaagaataaaatcaaaatactgattttttGAATAGTAAGATGCcagtaatatttatttctttaccctgtaaaaaatttaaaaaatacattgtattagCTATTAGTGTTAAAGGCAAGTAATAGGTGTGAACATGGGCATTTTGTCTTTATGGATTCACTATATAACCCCACTACTGACTGATATTTTCCTCTTAAGAATTGGTTCCCAAACTAGAATTCCCTGCTAGTAGCACCATGTGTTCAGTAATTAATCTTAGTAGCACAAAGTATCCAGTACTTAATACTAGTTACACTATGTTTCAAATATGTAATGCAATGGCTGCTCCATAGGTCAATTAATTTACACACTTGGGTATTTAAAGACTTTATATATCTTAAGGACTAGAGAAATTGGAATGTCTAAGAGCAGAGCTCTGGATATTCCCTTGGAAAATTGATTTGGGATAATAATTCACTATCTTGAGGAATGCTTACCTGCTCAATATAGTGGGGGATTTTTCTCCACTAATACAcactttacatctcaaatatGAGGCATATTAactaatgaaaaaatttaaatttgaatcaagtgataatattttatatgaaatacattgttaattttaagtatatctttaaaaattataataaaagatcAATTGTATTTATGTAAGATAATTTACTTAAAGTAAGTATTTAGAGGACAAAGGTATACTAAAGCAGAAATAATTTACATGGGAACTTAGtgtacatagaaaagaaaaataaagtcttacCATCTAATTGGTTTAAAAATCTTGTACTCTTCCAGATCTGAATGGAGGACATGACACCAGGAAACCACTCCACAGTGAATGAATTCTTCTTGGCTGGGCTCTCAGAGGAGCCAGAACTCCAGCtgccactcttcctcctctttacAGGAATCTATCTGATCACTGTGTCTGGGAACTTGGGCATGATCACACTGATTGTGCTCAGTTCCcacctgcacacacccatgtactatTTCCTCAGCAGTCTCTCCTTCATTGACTTCTGTCAGTCCACAGTTGTTACCCCTAAAATGTTGGTGAGCTTTCTGACCGAGAAGAACCTCATCTCCTACCCTGGATGCATGGCTCAGCTCTACTTCTTCATCATTTTTGGCATTGCAGAGTGCTACACATTAGCTGCAATGGCATATGACCGCTATGTTGCCATCTGTAATCCCTTGCTTTACAGTGTAACCATGTCCTATCAGATTTACAGTTCTCTGATTTCAGGAGTGTATATTTTTTCTGTGGTTTGCTCTTCAATAATCACTGGCTTCATGTTTAGGATTCAGTTCTGTAAGTTAAATGTGATCAACCACTATTTCTGTGATCTTCTTCCCCTCTTGAAACTTGCATGCTCTAATACCTATATCAATGAAATGCTGACTTTATTTGCTGGTATGTTTAATATCTGTGTCCCAGTGCTGACCATTATTACTTCCTACATCTTCATTATTGCCACCATCCTCCACATTCACTCCAAGGAGGGCAAGTTCAAGGCTTTTAGTACTTGTAGTTCACACATCTCTGCTGTTGCTATCTTCTATGGTTCTGCTGCATTCATGTACTTACAGCCATCACGAGTGAGTTCAATGGACCAAGGGAAAGTGTCCTCTGTGTTTTACACTACTGTTGTTCCCATGCTGAACCCCTtgatctacagcctgaggaataaAGATGTCAGTGTTGCATTGAAGAAAACACTTGAAAGGAAAAAATTCATGTAATCAGAAGTTATGTGAAAATAATTTATCACagtaaagtaattaaaaatacacaaaatttttatttaacccCACCTGTCATTATTATTGCATATTTTTCTAACATTCTTTGATAGTTTTTACTGTTACAAATTGCAACTTAATTTTCAAGCATCTAATATGTTATATGATTATCAGCATCCAAAATGTATACAAATAGAATGGATGACATAAATTGTTATTATGGCTATAGAGTTATTGCATCATGTTATGAATATTTCTCATCATGTTTAATAATTATTACTCTAAAATATAAACCACcttcttaattaaaatgaaatcatacgttctaaattaatttttatgtcatttttgagaatttcatatttgAGTGCTTTAATTATATCAGTTCCTTCATCTCCCTCCAACCACTCACATgttcttcttgctctctttcaaattcatgctctcttttattttaaccAATATATACCTATAGTAAGTCTGATTCTGCTCTCAGTAATCACTAGTTTCCCACAGGTCTCAGAATGGAGTGTTTGAAATTTCCCAGTTCTACATTGGAAAACATGTGTTGTCTATCTTTCTAGCTCTGAGTCACATCCATGAGTCTagtctagttccatttatttacatgaaaatttcaagatcccatttttctttatacCTAAATAAAATTCCACTATGTTTACATCATCATTGTATCATTCATAGGTCCTGTaagtcattttcatttatttgctcTTGTGAATGGCAGTATATGGAACATGGAGGAACAGTTAACTGTGGTGTAGAATGTGCAGTCCTTTGGTCACAGGACAAGGATTGGAATTCCAGGGTCATatgttctattatttatttatttgcttacttacttatttgcttatttactcTCCTAGTTACTTATTTAACTTG
The DNA window shown above is from Mus caroli unplaced genomic scaffold, CAROLI_EIJ_v1.1 scaffold_11713_1, whole genome shotgun sequence and carries:
- the LOC110289093 gene encoding olfactory receptor 1537-like, which translates into the protein MEDMTPGNHSTVNEFFLAGLSEEPELQLPLFLLFTGIYLITVSGNLGMITLIVLSSHLHTPMYYFLSSLSFIDFCQSTVVTPKMLVSFLTEKNLISYPGCMAQLYFFIIFGIAECYTLAAMAYDRYVAICNPLLYSVTMSYQIYSSLISGVYIFSVVCSSIITGFMFRIQFCKLNVINHYFCDLLPLLKLACSNTYINEMLTLFAGMFNICVPVLTIITSYIFIIATILHIHSKEGKFKAFSTCSSHISAVAIFYGSAAFMYLQPSRVSSMDQGKVSSVFYTTVVPMLNPLIYSLRNKDVSVALKKTLERKKFM